In Legionella busanensis, the DNA window CTTTCAATATGTTTCAATTGAAAAAAGAGGTAAGGCCATGGGGCACTACAAGTTTTTATATGCGTTTGGAACCATTATTGGAACTTTAACTGGCGGAAAAATACAGGTGGTTTTTGGAGAAAACTATATATGGTTTTTTTGTGGAATAATAGGTTGCTTATCATTGATATTATGTTCCAGAGTTAATCGTAGACAATTTAGACCTCAGTTGTTGACAGCTTAACGCAACCACGAAAAAAATTTGCTGTATGGGCTGGCATGGCATTATCAGTCGCGCAATTTGAATAATAGAAATTGAATCGAGGATCTTTTTGTACTATTTCTTGCGATAGTGTTATATCTAACCCATTTGAAGTATGAATATATGTAATTTCAGTGTTTTTTACTTGATTCTGTAGAATAGAACCTTGCCATATCCCATTATCTTTAAGAATAAATAATTTGAATTTTTCAATTATTCTATTTAAGTCTTCCAGGTTTTTAAGTGTGCTAATTGTATTTTGTGTTTTAGGAGAAAATGCACGGGTGGTAGGATATTGCATAGAGTAATAGACATCAGCATTTTTATTATGTAACGAAAAATACTGAGGGGCAATTATTGTTGGAATATATTTTTTTAAACCATAAGAGTACGTTAAGGTGTGTTGCAAAAGCTTTAATGGTACCAAATTGTCATCGTTAATTGGAGAAAGACCAGGGTAAGCAGCAACAGCAATATCAAGAACATGTCTTGCTGTATCTGTTAGATAAGGATTGATAGCAAAGTTCCCTTTTTCTTGCATTAAAGAGTATGCAATATCAAAATAATATTGATTTCGAGTATATTCAGACTCCTTCCAAGCCAGTTGAAACAAAAAAGACTTAATGGAATTCCATTTGGTATCATGAAGAATGCTATTAACCCATTTTTTTGAAAAATAAATTAATTGCATATTCCAATTCCCCTTATTATCACTTGAAGCAACAATATCTTTAAACAATTGCCAATGGTCATATAGGCTGGAAGGAATTTTGCTTAAAACACCAATTTCTCTTTCAAGCTTTCTAAATGATGTATTACAAGTTAAATATGGAAGAGAAAAAACAGTTCTTGCTCCTGCGGCAGCGTTTAACAATCCATTAGGAGCGTATGGAAGCGGTTTATATTCACTTAGAACACGAGTGAAATTAAAGAAATCCCCTGGGTTCATAATTGCTATAGGTATCGTTCTATTTTTTTCAGGAAGATCTACAAAAAATTCAATACTTTTAGTTAGTACCATTCCAAGCGGCGAGCTATCAGCTCCATATCCGATATCATCAAAGATATCTTTGGGTGTATCAGAGGCGTTTAATCGATAAAATGATCCATCATCATTGGGTATGAATTGGCTTTTATCATCTCCAATTATTGATCCAAACGGAAAACTCAAAATGTATAAGGGGTAGTTTTGATCAGGAGAGAGTGCATCAACTTTTGATGTAAACTCAGGTGTAACTTTGTAGAAAGTATCGCGGATATCATTCCAGTAAACGCGTTCTATTCCCTGAAACATGGGTAATCCTCATAATATACAAGATTGATTATAAATAAATCAAAATCAAAAAAAAGGTCAAAAATATGCATGGTATTTTACATGTTTCTTAAAAGTTCTGTAAATGATTTACTACATAAAAAGATTGCCATCGAATCTAAATTGAAATATCTAATACAAGGATTTGTAATGAAAGAAAAGATTCAATATAAGTCAGTTCACATAACCATAAAACTTTCAAGCAAAGAAAATAAGGCACTGTCTCTAGCTGCGGAAAGGTCTGGAAGAAAAAAAATTCAAGAAGCGAAATTACGTCTTGAAGATCACTTGTCTCGATTTCGCTCTATCTCTGAATTAAACCAAACCGTGCCGTATAA includes these proteins:
- a CDS encoding TraY domain-containing protein gives rise to the protein MKEKIQYKSVHITIKLSSKENKALSLAAERSGRKKIQEAKLRLEDHLSRFRSISELNQTVPYKNYQEK